From Pantoea sp. Ep11b, the proteins below share one genomic window:
- the gntT gene encoding gluconate transporter, with protein sequence MPLLYVAIGVALLLLLMIRFKLNGFIALILVALAVGVMQGMPVNKVITSIKAGVGGTLGSLALIMGFGAMLGKLLADCGGAQRIATTLIEKFGTKHIQWALVLTGFIVGFALFYEVGFVLMLPLVFSVAASARVPLLYVGVPMAAALSVTHGFLPPHPGPTAIATLFNADMGKTLLFGTLLGIPTVILAGPVYARFLKNIDKPIPQGLYNPKTFTEAEMPGFGVSVWTALVPVVLMALRAVAEMLLPKGHALLPYAEFFGDPVMATLIAVLIAIFTFGLNRGRTMEQVMDTLTDSIKIIAMMLLIIGGGGAFKQVLVDSGVDKYIASMMHSTQLSPIFMAWSIAAVLRIALGSATVAAITAGGIVAPLIVTSGASPELMVIAVGSGSVIFSHVNDPGFWLFKEYFNLTIGETIRSWSALETIISVCGLVGCLLLSWMI encoded by the coding sequence ATGCCATTACTCTATGTGGCGATCGGCGTCGCGCTACTGCTGCTGCTGATGATTCGCTTTAAGCTCAATGGATTTATCGCGCTGATTCTGGTGGCGCTGGCGGTCGGTGTGATGCAGGGCATGCCGGTTAATAAAGTCATCACTTCAATCAAAGCGGGCGTCGGCGGCACGCTGGGCAGCCTGGCGCTGATCATGGGTTTTGGTGCCATGCTCGGGAAACTGCTGGCCGACTGCGGCGGTGCGCAGCGTATTGCGACCACTCTGATTGAAAAATTCGGTACGAAGCATATCCAGTGGGCGCTGGTGCTGACCGGCTTTATCGTCGGGTTCGCGCTGTTCTATGAAGTCGGTTTTGTGCTGATGCTGCCGCTGGTGTTCAGCGTGGCGGCCTCGGCGCGCGTGCCGCTGCTCTACGTTGGGGTGCCGATGGCGGCGGCTCTCTCCGTGACGCACGGCTTCCTGCCGCCACATCCGGGTCCGACCGCGATTGCGACGCTGTTCAACGCCGACATGGGTAAAACGCTGCTGTTCGGCACGCTGCTCGGGATCCCGACGGTGATTCTGGCCGGGCCGGTCTACGCCCGTTTCCTGAAAAACATCGACAAGCCGATTCCTCAGGGCCTCTATAACCCGAAAACCTTTACCGAAGCGGAAATGCCCGGCTTTGGTGTCAGCGTCTGGACGGCGCTGGTTCCGGTGGTGCTGATGGCGCTGCGTGCGGTGGCGGAGATGCTGTTACCTAAGGGCCACGCGCTGCTACCTTACGCCGAGTTCTTTGGTGACCCGGTGATGGCTACGCTGATTGCCGTGCTGATTGCGATTTTCACTTTTGGCCTCAACCGTGGCCGCACGATGGAACAGGTTATGGATACCCTGACCGACTCCATCAAAATCATCGCCATGATGCTGTTGATCATCGGCGGTGGCGGGGCCTTTAAACAGGTTCTGGTCGACAGCGGCGTGGATAAATATATCGCCAGCATGATGCACTCGACCCAGCTTTCGCCGATCTTTATGGCCTGGTCGATTGCTGCGGTGCTGCGTATCGCACTCGGCTCGGCGACGGTCGCGGCGATCACCGCGGGCGGGATTGTGGCGCCGCTGATTGTCACCAGCGGTGCCAGCCCGGAACTGATGGTGATCGCGGTGGGTTCCGGCAGCGTAATCTTCTCTCACGTTAATGACCCGGGCTTCTGGCTGTTCAAGGAGTATTTTAATCTGACAATTGGCGAAACCATTCGCTCCTGGTCGGCGCTGGAAACCATCATCTCGGTGTGTGGACTGGTGGGCTGCCTGCTGCTCTCCTGGATGATCTAA
- a CDS encoding iron-containing alcohol dehydrogenase, with protein MSENLSELYSNQRTLFGRGSLNKLVPLLAARPQPTLLFCGHSFLQGPAYARLKAGLNDHIIGYEIVSHEASPADIDGWVARWRGHVDRVVAIGGGSVLDAAKAFSAMVQHPLPVARYLEKVGDTAVQPITLPLIAIPTTAGTGSEVTQNAVVTDQRDIQIKASLRHPVFVPEVAILDPDLLKGAPDRVLATCGIDAFTHLFEAYLSSKGNLFTRQLALTGLRQFIQAWPDLNREDDAGDRARDAMMMASWLGGVSLSSAGLGVIHGIAGELGAIKPFHHGEVCGRLLFPFLELLADSGHPLQRQLMAELHAELFNETTDSPARFLKQWLQQQAIVPFWQDGPSLSHAEMEWILARASSKNSLIDYSREQMQKMLAQAWPVTE; from the coding sequence GTGAGTGAGAACCTGAGTGAGCTGTACAGTAATCAACGAACCCTCTTTGGCCGCGGGAGCCTGAATAAACTGGTGCCGCTGCTGGCCGCCCGTCCGCAGCCTACGCTGCTGTTTTGCGGGCACTCTTTTCTGCAGGGCCCGGCCTACGCCAGGCTGAAAGCCGGACTCAACGATCACATCATCGGTTACGAGATCGTCAGCCATGAAGCCTCTCCCGCCGACATTGATGGCTGGGTGGCGCGCTGGCGCGGCCATGTCGATCGGGTGGTCGCGATTGGCGGAGGGAGCGTGCTGGATGCGGCGAAAGCTTTCAGCGCGATGGTGCAGCATCCGTTGCCTGTCGCCCGCTATCTGGAAAAAGTGGGTGACACGGCGGTCCAGCCCATCACCCTGCCGCTGATCGCCATTCCGACCACCGCCGGAACCGGGAGTGAAGTCACCCAGAATGCGGTGGTGACCGATCAGCGTGATATTCAGATCAAAGCGTCACTGCGCCATCCGGTCTTTGTGCCGGAAGTCGCGATTCTCGACCCTGACCTGCTGAAAGGCGCACCGGATCGGGTGCTGGCGACCTGCGGTATCGACGCCTTTACCCATCTGTTTGAAGCTTATCTCTCCAGCAAGGGGAATCTCTTCACTCGCCAGCTGGCCCTGACCGGCCTGCGTCAGTTTATTCAGGCCTGGCCCGATCTGAACCGGGAGGATGACGCAGGCGATCGGGCACGGGACGCGATGATGATGGCCTCCTGGCTGGGCGGCGTCAGCCTCAGCAGCGCCGGCCTGGGGGTGATCCACGGCATTGCCGGTGAGCTGGGGGCGATTAAACCCTTCCATCATGGTGAAGTGTGCGGCCGTCTGCTCTTTCCGTTCCTGGAGCTGCTGGCCGACAGCGGCCATCCGCTTCAGCGCCAGCTGATGGCCGAGCTGCATGCAGAGCTCTTTAACGAAACCACAGATTCTCCGGCCCGGTTCCTTAAGCAGTGGCTGCAGCAGCAGGCGATCGTGCCTTTCTGGCAGGATGGGCCGTCGCTGAGCCATGCGGAGATGGAGTGGATTCTGGCGCGCGCCAGCAGTAAAAATTCACTGATTGATTACAGCCGTGAGCAGATGCAGAAGATGCTCGCCCAGGCCTGGCCCGTGACAGAGTAA